AATATTTTGAAAATTTAACACTCATAGTTTTAAACCTCATTTCATAGACTCTGGTAGAAGGTTAATCATGTCAGAAATGAGGTTTTAATTATGCCAAAACTATCTCTCAAACGAAATATAGTTATACACCATTTAGAGAGCAATCGTGCTACATACATTTTCACAACCGTATTATTAATTATGGGCGTTATTTTTGGTGCTATAATCGTAAACAGTATGGGGTTTTCTCAAAAAAATGATCTATATGCCTACTTAACACTTTTTTTTAATGAAGCGAGTAAAGGTGAGTTTGCAAGCTCAAAAGAAATTTTTATACAGAGTTTCGCTTATTATAGTAAGATGCTAGGATTTATCTGGTTTCTAGGTCTTTCTGTTATTGGGGTACCGATTATTTATATTCTTCTATTCGTAAAAGGCGTGATGGTTGGTTTTACTGTTGGGATACTAGTTGATCAAATGGGAGTGAATGGGTTTTTATTTGCTTTTACATCTGTCTTACCTCAAAATATTATCCTTATCCCCGTTTTTATAACTGCAGCCACGATGGCTACGGTGTTTACATTAAGGTTATGGAGACAAATTATGAAAAAAGGTAGAGAACCAGTTATGACCTATTTTGTTCATTACAGCTTCTTTATTTTATGTATAGGCATAATTCTCCTTCTTGTAGCCAGCTTTGAAGCATTCATTTCCCCTCACCTTATGTCATTGATAATTGAAACAACTATTTAATAATATTATTATTAAATTGATAATAATTTTAAATAGACATTTATAACGATTCTCATTTGACACCTCATTTTCTCCAAGAGTATAATGAATGGAGGATTAAATGAGGATAGAGCGAAGAAGTTATAAATAGGTATGACTTATTTTCCATAGATGACAGAGGGCAATGGATAATGTAGTAGGGGGAAAAAAATGGAACAACGAATAGAGCGGATAAAAAAGCAATTGCATTCTCAAAGCTATAAATTGACGCCTCAACGAGAAGCAACTGTACGGGTCCTTCTTGAACATGAAGATGACCACCTCAGTGCAGAAGACGTGTATATGTTAGTAAAAGAAAAATATCCCGAAATCGGTTTGGCTACTGTCTATAGAACATTGGAATTGCTAACAGAATTAAAAGTCGTTGATAAAATTAACTTTGGAGATGGTGTGTCTAGGTATGACCTTCGTCAAGAAGGTGCCACTCATTTTCATCATCATTTAGTTTGTATCGAATGTGGATCTGTTGATGAGATTCAAGAAGACTTACTAGAAGATGTGGAAAAAGTGGTAGAGGAGCGGTGGCATTTTGCTATTAAGGATCATCGCCTGACGTTTCATGGTATTTGCCATCGCTGTAAAGATTAGAGCTCACACTTTAATAGTAAGTCACATCCTGATGAAGCAGCTGCTTTCTCAGGTTTTTTTAAAAATGCTTATAAGGTGTCTTTATTTGGACACAAACTGATTAGTCATTCTTTCTCCTGGCTACTCTTTATCTTCTTCCATAAGGCTAGTGCTTTTAGGTGAATCTGTTAGACTACACGAGTTATATCTCAAATTGAACTATGAACATGAGAAAACGTGTTAAATGAAACGGTTTTTCTTATAGAAGCATGTATATACCATCTCATCATCGGCATATACTTTATTATTAAAAGAAGCCAGTTTAACAGAGTTTAATTAAATGAGGGAGAAAGATGACTAAATTTAAACAATTAGTACAGACATTATGGATTTTTTTCTTATTCATAGGGTGCACGGTGCTGTTTTATTATGGTATTCTATGGGTAGGTGAAGAATATAAAGAATATCATCGTTATGAAGAGCCACAAGGGCGGGCTGTTAAAGTCTTTAATTCTTCTTTAGAAGACGGTGTAGAAGGGGATTTCTTAATTGCTGACCGTTTACGTCTTTTTTTTATAACCGGTGAGTAGTGAGATTTCTTAAAGAAGGGTGGACAAGTGGTGGAAACTGAATTGAAAGCGTTTATTCATTATTTAATTGTAGAAAAGGGTCTTGCACAAAATTCTATTAAAGCTTACGAGAGAGATTTAAAAACTTATACTCACTTTTTGATAAAGACAAAACAGATAGAAAAATTAGAGAGTGTTAAAAAATCTGACATTCTAAATTTTTTACAATACTTGAACGATAGCGGAAAAGCAGGAAGTTCTATTTCGAGAATGCTATCATCCATGCGCTCATTCCATCAGTTTTTAATTAGAGAAAAATACACAACACACGATCCAACCGTTCATATTGACATGCCACGCCCTGATAAGAAGTTACCTAAAATTCTTTCCACCTCAGAAGTTGAAGCTTTGTTAGAAGCGCCAGATACCCATACAGCGCTTGGTTTGAGGAATAAAGCGATGTTAGAAATCCTTTACGCAAGTGGTTTGAGAGTGAGTGAATTGTGTCATTTAAAACTATCAGATATCCATTTGCAAATGGGGTTTATTAGATGTATCGGCAAAGGAAGTAAAGAACGTATTATTCCGCTAGGACAAATGGCAGCTCGTGCTCTTGATACATACTTACAAGAAAGTCGGCCAAAACTAATGAAAAGGCAAGATCATGATTTATTATTCGTTAATCACCATGGTCGGCCGATAAGTCGACAAGGTTTTTGGAAAATGTTAAAGCAACTAGCTATTAAAAAACGTATTAACAAAGAAATAACGCCACATACGTTAAGACACTCTTTTGCCACTCACTTATTGGAAAATGGGGCAGATTTAAGAGCGGTTCAAGAAATGCTCGGACATGCTGACATTTCTACGACGCAAATTTATACCCATGTAACAAAAGTGAGAATGAAAGAGGTTTACACTAAATACCATCCGCGGGCTTGACGGGATATTCTTCTTTTTTAAGATGTCTGACCTCAGACGTCGTTAAGTGATACAGTTAGAATTAGCGGGTATAGTAAAAGAGACACGTGATGCTTTAAGGAGGAAATTAATGAGTAATTATCAATTTAAACGCGTTTTTTTAGTCGTTATGGATTCTGTAGGAATAGGGGAAGCACCAGATGCAAAAGCATTTAATGATGAAGGTGCAGACACGCTTGGGCATATTGCAGCCTACATGAAAGGGCTTAATATGCCACATATGGATCAACTAGGGTTAGCTCATATTAAACCCTATAAAGGTGGTTCCAAACCTACCGTTCCGAAAGCTTTTTATGGAAAGATGGCAGAAGCATCTGTAGGTAAAGATACGATGACAGGGCATTGGGAAATAATGGGTCTTCATATTGACAAGCCTTTTCGTACTTTTCCAGACGGCTTTCCTGAGGAGCTCATTAATGAAATCGAATTAAAAACAGGCAGAAAAGTGATTGGTAATAAACCTGCATCAGGCACTGAAATTCTTGATGAACTTGGTGAAGCGCATTTAAAATCAGGTGATTTAATTATTTACACATCAGCTGATTCTGTTCTACAAATTGCGGCACACGAAGAGATAATACCAGCTGAAGAATTATGGGACATTTGTAAAATGGCACGACAACTTACTCTAGATGAGAAATATATGGTAGGCCGTGTTATTGCTAGACCGTTCATTGGTACTCCCGGCAATTGGGAGAGGACGTCAAATAGACATGATTATGCTCTAAAGCCATTTGGGCGTACAGTCATGAATGAATTGAAAGATAACGGACTCGATTCATTAGCCATAGGGAAAATCTCCGATATTTATGATGGAGAAGGTATTACGAAGGCGTTACGAACCACGTCTAATATGGATGGGATGGATAAGCTTAACGAAACAGTGGCAATGGATTTCACAGGATTGAGTTTTCTTAATCTCGTTGACTTTGATGCTAAATTCGGCCACCGAAGAGATCCACTCGGTTATGGTCATGCCTTGGAGGAGTACGACGGGCGTTTACCAGAAGTAATAGACAATTTACGTGATGATGACTTATTAATTATTACAGCTGATCATGGAAATGACCCTGTTCATCACGGGACTGATCACACTCGGGAATATGTGCCATTACTTGTATATAACCCTAACTTGGCTGGAGGCAAATCGTTAGGTACTAGAACAACATTTGCTGACATTGGCGCGACTATTGCAGAGAATTTTAAGGTGAAGGCGCCTGAAATCGGCACCAGTTTTCTAAATGAGCTTAAATAGGAGATGAAAAAAGTGAATCAAACAGCAAATACAATCAAAGAAGCGAAAGAATATATTGAAAGTAAGTTAACTGTTAAGCCAACTATAGGTCTTATTCTTGGATCAGGTCTCGGTGTGCTGGCAGATGACATTAAAGATCCAGTTATCATTCCTTACAAGGATATTCCAGGTTTTCCCCAGTCAACTGTAGCAGGACATAAAGGACAATTTGTGGTAGGTGAACTTGAAGGTAAGATTGTAGCTGCTATGCAAGGAAGGTTCCATTATTATGAAGGTTATACGATGGCATTAGTGACGCTCCCTGTTCGTGTCATGAAAGCAATGGGAGTGGACAATTTAATCGTAACGAATGCTGCGGGAGGAATTAATGAATCTTATCAGCCTGGTGACTTGATGATAATTAAAGATCATATTAATATGTTTGGCACGAACCCTCTCATAGGGCCAAATGAAGAAGGAATGGGTGTGAGATTTCCAGATATGTCCCAAGCATACACCCCTAAATTAGTAGAATTGGCTGAAAATGTTGCAAACTCTTTAAGCATAGATGTTCGTAAAGGGGTCTATGTTGGTAATACAGGCCCTGCTTACGAAACCCCTGCTGAGGTTAGAATGTTACGTACTCTTGGAGGAGATGCAGTAGGGATGTCTACCGTACCAGAAGTTATTGTGGCAAGACATAGTAATATGTCCGTTTTAGGGATTTCTTGTATTTCTAATATGGCTGCAGGAATTCTTGACCAGCCGTTAACTCACGATGAAGTTATGGAAACGACAGAACGAGTCAAAACGAACTTTCTTAACTTTGTTAAAGCGATTGTTAAAAGACTATAAAGTGACTGAATGTCACAATTGAATTTTTAGCACGTATATGTGACCGATACTAAATAGTCTATATCAAATAGTCGTTTTTTAAAGGGCTGGAGTGAAAGACGGAGACTCTCCGAGGATCTGCGACGTCTGACGATTTAATGATACGAAAGGGTTATCGCAGATAACCATCCGGCTGTAGCGGGAGATCCATGTAGTAGTCGTTTTTTACAGGTGTCTTTTGTATGATGAAATTGGTTCAGTATTAAAAAGTAAGACCCCGATTAAAAATATCAACTGTCTACAATGTATAAACAGAGTAAAAATTAAAGGGGGATTAAATCATGAGAATGGTGGATTTAATTGAAAAAAAACGGAACGGGCAGTCTCATAGTAAAGAGGAAATAAGGTTTATTATTGAAGGGTATACAGCTGAAGCTATTCCTGATTATCAAATGAGTGCTTGGGCAATGGCTGTTTTTTTTCAAGATATGTCAGAGGATGAAAAAGCGTGGTTAACTGAAGCCATGGTTCAGTCTGGTGATACGATAGATTTATCCGCAATTGAAGGTGTAAAAGTTGATAAGCATTCCACTGGAGGTGTTGGGGATACGACGACGCTTGTCCTTGCACCATTAGTGGCAAGTATCGGTGTGCCAGTGGCTAAGATGAGCGGACGTGGGCTAGGACATACGGGCGGAACCATTGATAAGTTAGAAGCAATAAAGGGATTTAATGTGGAAATTTCAAACGACACGTTTATTGAACTTGTTAATAAAAATAAAGTAGCTGTTATCGGTCAAACGCAAAACTTAACGCCTGCTGATAAAAAGTTGTATGGGTTAAGAGATGTAACTGCTACCGTTAATTCTATTCCTCTTATTGCAAGTTCTATTATGAGCAAAAAAATTGCTTCTGGTGCAGATAAAATTGTCCTAGATGTTAAAACGGGGGCAGGTGCCTTTATGAAAGAGTTGTCTGAGGCGAAAAAACTAGCAGAAGCTATGGTGACCATTGGAAATAATCTTGGTAGACAAACCTCTGCAATTATTTCTGATATGAGTCAGCCATTAGGTTTTATGGTAGGAAATGCCCTTGAGGTTAAAGAGGCTATCGATACTTTAAAGGGAGAAGGTCCGGAAGATCTTACAGACCTATGTTTAACTTTAGGTAGTCATATGGCTGTCTTATCTGGA
The Salipaludibacillus sp. LMS25 DNA segment above includes these coding regions:
- the spoIIM gene encoding stage II sporulation protein M; this encodes MPKLSLKRNIVIHHLESNRATYIFTTVLLIMGVIFGAIIVNSMGFSQKNDLYAYLTLFFNEASKGEFASSKEIFIQSFAYYSKMLGFIWFLGLSVIGVPIIYILLFVKGVMVGFTVGILVDQMGVNGFLFAFTSVLPQNIILIPVFITAATMATVFTLRLWRQIMKKGREPVMTYFVHYSFFILCIGIILLLVASFEAFISPHLMSLIIETTI
- a CDS encoding Fur family transcriptional regulator — encoded protein: MEQRIERIKKQLHSQSYKLTPQREATVRVLLEHEDDHLSAEDVYMLVKEKYPEIGLATVYRTLELLTELKVVDKINFGDGVSRYDLRQEGATHFHHHLVCIECGSVDEIQEDLLEDVEKVVEERWHFAIKDHRLTFHGICHRCKD
- a CDS encoding YqzK family protein, encoding MTKFKQLVQTLWIFFLFIGCTVLFYYGILWVGEEYKEYHRYEEPQGRAVKVFNSSLEDGVEGDFLIADRLRLFFITGE
- the xerD gene encoding site-specific tyrosine recombinase XerD, translating into METELKAFIHYLIVEKGLAQNSIKAYERDLKTYTHFLIKTKQIEKLESVKKSDILNFLQYLNDSGKAGSSISRMLSSMRSFHQFLIREKYTTHDPTVHIDMPRPDKKLPKILSTSEVEALLEAPDTHTALGLRNKAMLEILYASGLRVSELCHLKLSDIHLQMGFIRCIGKGSKERIIPLGQMAARALDTYLQESRPKLMKRQDHDLLFVNHHGRPISRQGFWKMLKQLAIKKRINKEITPHTLRHSFATHLLENGADLRAVQEMLGHADISTTQIYTHVTKVRMKEVYTKYHPRA
- the deoB gene encoding phosphopentomutase, producing MSNYQFKRVFLVVMDSVGIGEAPDAKAFNDEGADTLGHIAAYMKGLNMPHMDQLGLAHIKPYKGGSKPTVPKAFYGKMAEASVGKDTMTGHWEIMGLHIDKPFRTFPDGFPEELINEIELKTGRKVIGNKPASGTEILDELGEAHLKSGDLIIYTSADSVLQIAAHEEIIPAEELWDICKMARQLTLDEKYMVGRVIARPFIGTPGNWERTSNRHDYALKPFGRTVMNELKDNGLDSLAIGKISDIYDGEGITKALRTTSNMDGMDKLNETVAMDFTGLSFLNLVDFDAKFGHRRDPLGYGHALEEYDGRLPEVIDNLRDDDLLIITADHGNDPVHHGTDHTREYVPLLVYNPNLAGGKSLGTRTTFADIGATIAENFKVKAPEIGTSFLNELK
- a CDS encoding purine-nucleoside phosphorylase, yielding MNQTANTIKEAKEYIESKLTVKPTIGLILGSGLGVLADDIKDPVIIPYKDIPGFPQSTVAGHKGQFVVGELEGKIVAAMQGRFHYYEGYTMALVTLPVRVMKAMGVDNLIVTNAAGGINESYQPGDLMIIKDHINMFGTNPLIGPNEEGMGVRFPDMSQAYTPKLVELAENVANSLSIDVRKGVYVGNTGPAYETPAEVRMLRTLGGDAVGMSTVPEVIVARHSNMSVLGISCISNMAAGILDQPLTHDEVMETTERVKTNFLNFVKAIVKRL
- a CDS encoding pyrimidine-nucleoside phosphorylase, with the translated sequence MRMVDLIEKKRNGQSHSKEEIRFIIEGYTAEAIPDYQMSAWAMAVFFQDMSEDEKAWLTEAMVQSGDTIDLSAIEGVKVDKHSTGGVGDTTTLVLAPLVASIGVPVAKMSGRGLGHTGGTIDKLEAIKGFNVEISNDTFIELVNKNKVAVIGQTQNLTPADKKLYGLRDVTATVNSIPLIASSIMSKKIASGADKIVLDVKTGAGAFMKELSEAKKLAEAMVTIGNNLGRQTSAIISDMSQPLGFMVGNALEVKEAIDTLKGEGPEDLTDLCLTLGSHMAVLSGKANSLESAREILQEAIDSGKAIEQFKIFIAAQEGDATVVDDPEKLPQASYKIDVLSENEGVVSGIVADQIGTAAMLLGAGRATKSSEIDLAVGLELKKKIGDTIAIGEPLVTIHANSENISEVKSKILKSYNITPLEVEAPELIYDVLT